Below is a window of Arthrobacter sp. ERGS1:01 DNA.
TCCGGGAACTGGCTGCGGGCCTGATCGATCTCGCCGATCGCCACGCTGGCACCCAGGGAGGCGCCGCCTTCGTCCGGGGCCGTGCGGCCCAGCAGGAGCCGCAACAGCGTGGACTTGCCGGCGCCGTTGGGGCCCGTGATGCCGATCCGCTCGCCGGCGTTGACCTGCACCGATACGGGGCCAAGCGTGAAGCCGCCCTGGTGAAGGGTGGCCGCATTCAGGGTTGCCACGACGGAGCTTGAACGCGGTGCGGCGCCAATGCTGAACTGCAGCGCCCACTCCTTGCGCGGCTCCTCCACCTCGTCCAGGCGGGCAATGCGCGACTCCATCTGGCGGACCTTTTGGGCCTGCTTTTCGCTGGATTCGCTGGCGGCCCGGCGGCGGATCTTGTCATTGTCCGGGTTCTTCTTCATGGCGTTGCGCACGCCCTGCGAGCTCCACTCGCGCTGGGTGCGGGCGCGTCCCACGAGGTCGGCCTTCTTGTCGGCAAATTCGTCGTAGGCCTCGCGGGCGTGCCGCCGCGCGATGGCGCGCTCCTCCAGGTAGGCGTCGTAGCCGCCGTCGTACACGGCCACCTTGTTCTGCGCCAGGTCCAGCTCCACCACGGTGGTCACGCAGCGGGCCAGGAACTCGCGGTCGTGGGAGACGAGCACAACGCCGCCGCGCAGGCCCGTCACGAATTCCTCCAGCCGCGCCAGTCCGGCCAGGTCAAGATCGTTCGTGGGCTCGTCCAGGAGTACGACGTCGAAGCGGCTCAGCAGCAGCGCGGCCAGCGCCACGCGGGCGGCCTGCCCGCCGGAAAGTCCCGTCATGAGTGCCTCGGGGCCCACGTCGAGGCCGAGCTCGGCCAGGGTGGCCGGGATGCGGTCGTCAAGATCCGCGGCCCCGCACGCCAGCCAGTGGTCAAGGGCTGCCGCGTAGCGGTCGTCGTCGGCGGAATTGCCCGAGCCCAGCGCCTCGGCGGAGGACTCCATGGCCTCGGTGGCCGCCGTGGAACCGGTGCGCCGGCCAATGTAGCCGGCCACGGTTTCGCCGTCGATCCGCTCATGTTCCTGCGGCAGCCAGCCGATGAACGCGTCCTGTGGGGCCGTGCTGACGGTGCCGGCCTGCGGCTTGTCAGCCCCCGCCAGCAGGCGCAGCAGCGTGGACTTGCCGGCGCCGTTGGCGCCCACCACGCCCACGACGTCGCCCGGGGCGACGGTGAAATTGAGGTTGCTGAACAAAGTGCGGTGGGCGTGTCCTCCGGAGAGGTCCTTGGCCACGAGTGTTGCGGTCATGCCTCAATCTTAAGTTGCTTTGGCGGGGTCCCCGGACCGGTGCAGTGTCGCCCTGGCCCGTCTATGTTGCAGTTATTGGACCGATTTCGCCCCGGAAGACGCTTACCGGTCCAATAACTGCAACACAGACGGGGTCAGTGTGCCGGCTCCAGTTTGCCGCTCGCGGCCAGGTGCGCGGTCAGCTCGGATTCGACCCCCGCGCGGTCGTACCAGCCGGTGAAGATGGGCGTGCCCGGTTCAAAGGCCGTGCCGTTTGTCAGCGGCCCGGCGTCGACCGCGTCAAAGCCCAGGCGCTCAACGAACTCGCGCACCAGGGCGCCGGTGGCGTCGTCGTCCGTGGAAACGGCCAGCGCGCGCCGGTCGGCGGCACCCGCGGGGCGGGCGTCGAGTTCCAGCTCGTGGTAGCCGATGTGGTTCAGCGACTTGGCGAGCCGGGCGCCGGGAATGTGGGCCAGCACCATTTCCGAGCTCGACGGCGCATCCGCCAGCTCCGGCATCTCGCCGTTGGTGTCCTGCCAGTAGTTCATGGTGTCCACCACGTGCTTGCCGGCCAGCCCGGCCGGATCCAGCGTGCGGAACTTGTGCAGCGGCACGGACAGCACCACGAGATCGGCCTCGGCCATGACGCGTTCGGCGGTGACGGCTTCGGCGCCCGGGGCCATGACCTGGATGATCAGGCCAATGTTTGCGGGGTCTCCCGAGGCGGCAATGAGCACGCGGTAGCCGGCCAGCAGGGCCTGGCGTGCGACGCCGGTCCCCACCTTTCCGGCGCCAAGGATGCCGATGGTCTGCGGCTGGGTTCCCCCGGGCAAAGTTTCCACGTGCAATGTCTCCACCTTCGATGCTCCATCCATATACGTTGTAATACAGACGATCTTACTCTCATATTATCTGTTGTAAAGAGCAGTAATGCCTTATGATGGGTGGTATGAGTAACAGTTCCGCAGTGCAGACCCCCGCAACCAGCGCCCAAGAGGACTTTGGCTGGACCCTGGGCGTGCTGGTGCGCAACTACCAAAACTCCTCCAACGCCGTCATGGGTGAATTCCCGCACGGCGCCCGGGGCTACCAGGTGCTGGTGGCCGTGGTGGGCGGCGAACAGCCCAACCAGTTGGCGCTCGCCCAGCACCTGGGCATTGACCGCACCGTCATGACCTACCTGATTGACGACTTCGTGAAGGCCGGGCTGGCCGAACGCCGGCTCAATCCCGCCGATCGCCGGGCGCGGCTCGTGGTGGCCACCGACGCCGGCCATGCCGCCTTGGCGGATTTGCAGCGCCGCGTGGCGGAGGCCGAAAACACCGTCCTTGCGGCGCTGGACCCCGCCGAGCGCGAGGTCTTCCGGACCTTGCTGCGCCGCGTGGCCTGCGACGCCCCCGAAGCGGACGCCCACGACCTCGGCGCCTGCGAAGCCGTGGAGCAGATGCTCGGTTAGGGTTCGGCCGGCCCGTCGCCGGCAAGTCCGGCTCCCAGCGAGAGCCAGTTTTCCCGGCTTGCAAGCGCCGCGCCCTCGGCGTCGCCCAGCCCGGCGAGGCGGATGATCTCGGCATGCGCGGTGACCGAGTGGCGTCCGGAGGCGGAGCTGAAACGCTGCCGCTCCACCCGCCGCAACAGCGGGAGGGCCTGTTCCAGGACATCCGGAATCATGTCGTTGCCGCAGCCGTGCACAAAGACGGCGTGAAAGTCGTCGTCGGCGGCCAGGGCCAGTTCGACGTCGTCATGCTCCAGTGCCGCGGCAAAGTTGGCATTGGCCTCCGTCATGGCCGCAAGCGCCGGGCCGGCCATGTGCGGCACGGCGAGGCGCGCGGCCAACTCATGCATGGCCGCCACCACCTGCCGGGC
It encodes the following:
- a CDS encoding ABC-F family ATP-binding cassette domain-containing protein — translated: MTATLVAKDLSGGHAHRTLFSNLNFTVAPGDVVGVVGANGAGKSTLLRLLAGADKPQAGTVSTAPQDAFIGWLPQEHERIDGETVAGYIGRRTGSTAATEAMESSAEALGSGNSADDDRYAAALDHWLACGAADLDDRIPATLAELGLDVGPEALMTGLSGGQAARVALAALLLSRFDVVLLDEPTNDLDLAGLARLEEFVTGLRGGVVLVSHDREFLARCVTTVVELDLAQNKVAVYDGGYDAYLEERAIARRHAREAYDEFADKKADLVGRARTQREWSSQGVRNAMKKNPDNDKIRRRAASESSEKQAQKVRQMESRIARLDEVEEPRKEWALQFSIGAAPRSSSVVATLNAATLHQGGFTLGPVSVQVNAGERIGITGPNGAGKSTLLRLLLGRTAPDEGGASLGASVAIGEIDQARSQFPEDAPLGDAFELLVPEMNQAEVRTLLAKFGLKADQVTSPVDALSPGERTRASLALLQARGVNVLVLDEPTNHLDLPAIEQLEEALESYEGALLLVSHDRRLLENVRLDTRWDVRDGSVAIL
- a CDS encoding NADPH-dependent F420 reductase — its product is METLPGGTQPQTIGILGAGKVGTGVARQALLAGYRVLIAASGDPANIGLIIQVMAPGAEAVTAERVMAEADLVVLSVPLHKFRTLDPAGLAGKHVVDTMNYWQDTNGEMPELADAPSSSEMVLAHIPGARLAKSLNHIGYHELELDARPAGAADRRALAVSTDDDATGALVREFVERLGFDAVDAGPLTNGTAFEPGTPIFTGWYDRAGVESELTAHLAASGKLEPAH
- a CDS encoding MarR family winged helix-turn-helix transcriptional regulator, which encodes MSNSSAVQTPATSAQEDFGWTLGVLVRNYQNSSNAVMGEFPHGARGYQVLVAVVGGEQPNQLALAQHLGIDRTVMTYLIDDFVKAGLAERRLNPADRRARLVVATDAGHAALADLQRRVAEAENTVLAALDPAEREVFRTLLRRVACDAPEADAHDLGACEAVEQMLG
- a CDS encoding GntR family transcriptional regulator; protein product: MPTPSPHGIHKRSLLRDDVYESIRDAIIDGTFGPGERLRDPELEAWLGVSRTPIREALLRLERAGLIIAQPGRATLVAPLDPASTASARQVVAAMHELAARLAVPHMAGPALAAMTEANANFAAALEHDDVELALAADDDFHAVFVHGCGNDMIPDVLEQALPLLRRVERQRFSSASGRHSVTAHAEIIRLAGLGDAEGAALASRENWLSLGAGLAGDGPAEP